The Candidatus Desulfofervidus auxilii DNA segment ACCAGGTTCGCCATATCCTGTAGTATGACAGGGTAAACATTGTGGGTCGTGTTCTTTTCCCCTCATTTCTAAGATACGGAAATTCCTAGAACGTTTAAAACCAGAATACTCCTTTACGATCTTCGAGTGGCAAGCCTTACACTTATCCATTCCCACATAAACTGCCTGTTCTGCTAATACCTCCGAAGCCAAAAACAAAATAATTATTAAAACAATCATTATCGTCTCCTCCTTATTGTTAAATATATTATCATTTTAAACTGGAAAGGACAACACTTTGGCTGGACCATATAACAACCCATTTTTTATTTCTGCCCGCAGACAGGTTTGTGGGTTTTATTTTAAAATTATTACGGATTTTGGGGGTAAAATTTTCCTTGATTTTTTTTCTTAATTGATATAACTTTTAATTATAAAAATAATAAGAAAATTTCTAAAGTGAAAAAGAAGAACCTCTTTACCAAGCGAAGATTTACAAATAAGACCAAAGAAGAACTTATAAATGAGCTAACAGAGGTATATCGGCGAATTGCTGAGTTAGAAGTATCAGAAGCCAAGTGCCAGGAGGCATTGAAAAAGACAAATCAGAAATTACATCATTATCAAAAAAGACTGAAATTGGCACAAGAAAAAATCATCCAAGATGAGAAGTTAGCTATGCTTTATAAATTTGGCTCTTTTATTATCCATGACTTGAAAAACCTAGGAACGTCGTTTTCTTTAGCTGTTCATGCCTTTCAGACCTCTCCGCAGG contains these protein-coding regions:
- a CDS encoding cytochrome c family protein; this encodes MIVLIIILFLASEVLAEQAVYVGMDKCKACHSKIVKEYSGFKRSRNFRILEMRGKEHDPQCLPCHTTGYGEPGGFVSVEKTPHLKNVQCETCHGPASLHLKATTLEEKRKTVKVPHNICTKCHTQHGHREF